Proteins from a genomic interval of Paenibacillus sp. FSL H8-0048:
- the treC gene encoding alpha,alpha-phosphotrehalase produces MEVLHVNQESQARPTEWWRRSTVYQVYPKSFKDTTGSGTGDIRGLTEKLDYLQELGIDIVWLQPVYVSPGHDNGYDVADYERINPEFGTMEDFDELVAELHRREMKLMTDIVVNHTSTEHEWFKQAISSRDNHYRNYYIWKDPAPGGGVPNNWQSKFGGPAWQFDEASGQYYLTLFDKTQADLNWENEEVRSAVNRMMLFWARKGVDGFRMDVINLISKDQRFPDDDGSVPPGDGRKYYTDGPRVHEYIRAMYDEVFGPHELVTVGEMSSTTLEQCIRYSSPERREFSMTFNFHHLKVDYPNGRKWELMPYDFEALKRLFSEWQTGMQEGGGWNALFFNNHDQPRALSRFTDDTKYREESAKLLATTLHGLQGTPYVYQGEEIGMPNPKWRGIEEFRDIESLNMYRILCEQGASPGEALAILQERSRDNSRTPMQWDEGANAGFTTGTPWLKVDERYPDINVRQALAQPDSIFHHYRKLIALRKSHAIFADGIYRRLDEGHPEVFAYARTGDHEALVVVSNFSSKEITFRLPEDHWADLSAKGKDKLLLGNTGEHPALTQELQLLPYASYLWLISQD; encoded by the coding sequence ATGGAGGTGCTTCATGTGAATCAAGAGAGTCAAGCCCGGCCAACGGAATGGTGGCGGCGGTCTACGGTGTATCAGGTATATCCGAAGAGCTTCAAGGATACGACAGGGAGCGGAACCGGTGATATCAGAGGACTGACGGAGAAGCTGGATTATTTGCAGGAGCTGGGGATTGACATTGTCTGGCTCCAGCCGGTCTATGTCTCGCCCGGACATGATAACGGTTACGATGTGGCGGATTATGAGCGGATCAACCCGGAATTCGGTACGATGGAGGACTTCGACGAACTCGTAGCGGAGCTGCACCGGCGCGAAATGAAGCTGATGACAGACATCGTAGTCAACCATACCTCGACAGAGCATGAGTGGTTCAAGCAGGCGATCTCCAGCCGGGATAATCATTACCGCAATTATTATATCTGGAAGGACCCGGCTCCGGGCGGGGGAGTACCAAACAATTGGCAGTCGAAGTTCGGGGGTCCCGCCTGGCAATTCGACGAGGCGTCAGGCCAATATTACCTTACTCTGTTCGACAAGACACAGGCGGATCTGAATTGGGAGAACGAAGAGGTCCGCAGCGCGGTGAACCGGATGATGCTGTTCTGGGCCCGCAAGGGTGTGGATGGATTTCGGATGGATGTTATCAACCTGATCTCCAAGGACCAGCGCTTTCCGGATGATGACGGGAGTGTGCCGCCGGGCGACGGGCGGAAGTATTACACAGACGGCCCGCGGGTCCACGAATACATCCGGGCGATGTACGATGAGGTGTTTGGCCCGCATGAGCTGGTCACGGTGGGCGAGATGTCCTCTACCACACTTGAGCAGTGCATCCGTTATTCTAGTCCCGAGCGGCGGGAATTCTCAATGACCTTCAACTTCCATCATCTGAAGGTGGATTATCCGAACGGCCGGAAGTGGGAGCTGATGCCTTACGATTTCGAAGCGCTTAAGCGGCTGTTCAGCGAGTGGCAGACCGGGATGCAGGAGGGCGGGGGCTGGAACGCTTTATTTTTCAACAATCACGATCAGCCTCGCGCACTCTCCCGGTTCACTGACGACACTAAGTACCGCGAGGAGAGTGCCAAGCTGCTGGCGACTACACTGCACGGATTACAGGGTACACCCTATGTCTATCAGGGAGAAGAGATCGGGATGCCGAATCCCAAATGGCGGGGGATTGAAGAATTCCGCGATATTGAGTCGCTGAATATGTACCGGATTCTGTGTGAGCAGGGAGCAAGCCCCGGAGAGGCGCTCGCGATTCTGCAGGAACGTTCAAGGGACAACTCCCGGACGCCGATGCAGTGGGATGAGGGCGCGAATGCAGGCTTCACCACCGGAACGCCTTGGCTAAAAGTGGATGAAAGGTACCCGGACATCAATGTGCGTCAGGCGCTGGCGCAGCCGGATTCGATCTTCCATCACTACCGCAAGCTGATCGCTCTGCGCAAATCGCACGCTATTTTTGCGGACGGAATATACCGCAGGCTGGACGAAGGACATCCCGAGGTGTTCGCTTATGCGCGGACCGGAGATCATGAAGCGCTTGTTGTGGTCTCGAACTTCAGCAGCAAAGAGATTACCTTCCGGCTCCCGGAGGATCACTGGGCAGACTTAAGTGCTAAGGGGAAGGATAAGCTCCTGCTTGGCAATACCGGAGAACATCCTGCACTGACGCAAGAGCTTCAGCTTCTGCCATACGCTTCATACCTGTGGCTAATCAGCCAGGACTAG